The Acidobacteriota bacterium DNA window GCAGGATCTGCGCGGCGCGCTTCTTGTTCCAGTTCAACGCGCCGAGCACCTTGCGGATGTGGTCGCGCTCCACATCTTTCATCGAAAGCAGGACGCCGCGATCGTCCTGACCAGCCACATGCGGCGGGTGCAGGAACTGGAGATCCGCGCCGTGGACGTAGCCGTCCCGCGCGCAGAGCGCGGCGCGAGAGACCGTCGTCTCAAGTTCGCTGATGTTGCCGGGCCACGGGTACGCCAACAGCAGTTCGGTGGCGTCCGGCGCCAGGCGTCGCGCGTCCACCGGCAGTCCGTGGGCCACGCAGAACCGGGCCAGGCATCGTTCGGCGAGCACCGGGATGTCGAGCAGCCGCTCGCGCAGCGAAGGCAGCCGGATTGTGAACGCGTTGATCCGATAGTACAGGTCCTCGCGAAATGCCGCCTCGCCGATCAGGGCCTCGATCGGCCGACTGGTCGCGCAGACGAACCGGACATCCAGGTCGATGGCCGAACGGCTCCCGAGCCGTTCGGCGCGGCGATCCTCGATCACCCGGAGCAGCTTGGCTTGAGCAATCGGCGACAGATCCCCCACTTCGTCCAGGAACAACGTGCCCTGATTGGCCAGTTCGAGACGGCCGGCCTTTCGTTCGTAGGCACCGACGAAGGCGCCCCGTTCATAGCCGAAGACTTCGGAGTCGAACAGGGAATCGTGCAAAGCCGCGCAGTTGACCGATTGAAACACCTCGTGCTCGCGGCTGCT harbors:
- a CDS encoding sigma-54 dependent transcriptional regulator, with the protein product MLHRVPTSPLTPSVATIDTGRASAQARTRFRALVQSPLRAGILRHLHARPHESLDIESIMAAFGRLRSDVEHCVGDLVESGLAAADGSPIPRFTAAVPCDPDLARALEEFLTDRQRESIEDRSPSVQRFREMLGHDEKMMMLFESIRTVARTDLPVLIVGPTGSGKAIVARIVHDLSSREHEVFQSVNCAALHDSLFDSEVFGYERGAFVGAYERKAGRLELANQGTLFLDEVGDLSPIAQAKLLRVIEDRRAERLGSRSAIDLDVRFVCATSRPIEALIGEAAFREDLYYRINAFTIRLPSLRERLLDIPVLAERCLARFCVAHGLPVDARRLAPDATELLLAYPWPGNISELETTVSRAALCARDGYVHGADLQFLHPPHVAGQDDRGVLLSMKDVERDHIRKVLGALNWNKKRAAQILQISRETLYRKIAEYKLAQDGGRT